One Deltaproteobacteria bacterium genomic window, CATGGATGAGCCGACGGCTATGCCGACTATCGTCTGCTCGCAGATCGGCGTGTCGCGCACCCGTTCCGGCCCGAACTCGTCTATCAGCCCCTTGCAAACCGTAAAGGCATAACCCAATTCTACATCTTCTCCGAATACGAACACCCTTTCGTCTCGCCGCATTTCCTCGGCCAAGGCCTCCCTCAGAGCCTCCGCGTATGTGATCGCTCTCATCCTCGTTCCACCCCTTGCCTATGCATAGATGTCTTCCAAGGCAGAGGACAGATCCGGTTCAGGGCTCTCCTCCGCAAACCTCACGGCCTCCTCGATCTCCCTGGATACTTCCCTGTCGATCCCCTCCACCTCCTTGGAGGTGAGCCCTCCTTTGTTCATCAAGACCAGTAACGGATCCCTCTGTTTCCACGATTCCCACTCCTCTCTGGTCCGATACGGTCCGTAAGCAGGATCGCCCCTGGAATGACCCATAAACCGATATGTCTTGCACTCGAGAAGGGAAGGTCCCAATCCGTCCCTTGCCCTCTTGACCGCCCTCTGGACCGCCCTTTGCACCTCCAGTACGTCCATCCCGTCTACCACCACCCCGGGGACGGCATAGGCCTTGGCACGAATCGCGATATCCTTCACGGCCGAGGCCTTTTTCATCGATACAGTAAGACCGTACAGGTTGTTTTCGCAGATGAAGACAACCGGGAGCTTCCACAAAGAGGCGACATTCAGAGACTCGTGGAACATACCCCCGTGGGAAGCGCTGTCACCGAAAAGACAGACGCAAACCTGGCCTGTCCTCTGCATCTTTATGGCCAATCCCACTCCCGTGGCCATGGGCATCCCCGATCCGACGATCCCCACTGCACCCAGCATGCCCCTCTTCACATCGATGATGTGCATCGATCCACCCTTACCCTTGCAGAGACCGGTAGCCTTGCCGCAGAGCTCGGCCATCATCGACTTCAGGTCCGCCCCCTTCATCAGACAGTGTCCGTGTCCGCGATGGGTGGCAATGATGAGATCCTTTTTGTCCAGGGCTTCAGATACCCCGACAGCCACGGCTTCCTGGCCGATCGAAAGGTGGACCGCCCCTTTGATGACACCCTGCCTGAACAGCTCGTCTATTTTCTCCTCCAGCCGCCGGATCATTACCAGTTTCCTGTAAAGCTCCAGGTACCGCTCCTTCGCAAGCACTTTTGGCCGATTCATCTTACATTCCCTTTCTGGCCCGAAAACTTACAAACCCCTCGCCATCACCAAAAGGGGAGCCCCCACACCCCCCAGCCTTTC contains:
- a CDS encoding pyruvate dehydrogenase (acetyl-transferring) E1 component subunit alpha, with amino-acid sequence MNRPKVLAKERYLELYRKLVMIRRLEEKIDELFRQGVIKGAVHLSIGQEAVAVGVSEALDKKDLIIATHRGHGHCLMKGADLKSMMAELCGKATGLCKGKGGSMHIIDVKRGMLGAVGIVGSGMPMATGVGLAIKMQRTGQVCVCLFGDSASHGGMFHESLNVASLWKLPVVFICENNLYGLTVSMKKASAVKDIAIRAKAYAVPGVVVDGMDVLEVQRAVQRAVKRARDGLGPSLLECKTYRFMGHSRGDPAYGPYRTREEWESWKQRDPLLVLMNKGGLTSKEVEGIDREVSREIEEAVRFAEESPEPDLSSALEDIYA